The Cyclobacterium amurskyense genome contains the following window.
TTTATGGGGCCGAAAATATTTTGATGCTTTCCCCAAGCATCATATAAAACAGCCAATATAGCCACCACCAGGGCAATTAAAGCAGAAAAACCACTTACTTGCCATGCCGCCAATACGCCAATAAAAAGCAGCACTGTGGCCATAATGCCAGCACTTTTTACGCTTGCCTGTCCACTGGGGATGGGCCGTTCCGGCCTTTCTACCCTATCCAATTCTGCATCAAAAACATCATTAAAGGCAACACCTCCACCATACAAGCCAATGGTGGACAATACCAGCCAGGCAATGGAATTCAGAATAGTGGCATCCACCCCCTGAATTAAAGTGTAAACTGCACCTGATATGGCAGCTCCTGCTAAAATATCGGCTATTGCAGTGACTATATTCGCAGGTCTGGTTAGCTTGATGTGCGCAATAAGTGATGACATCTGATAATTAATTCTCTATGATATTGGAGGAATCGCTTTCTACACGAGGATTTTGTCCACCTCTAAGCACAGTATTTCCTCCCATTTTTTTTGTTTGATCGATTGGCTCTTTTTCTAACCAATCTTTTTCATCCATCTGTCCGCTTTGACCGTAGGCTTTCAGGGCATTTCCATAACAAGTCATTTTAATATGCTCTTCAGGAATTCCTTTTTCTCTCATTAAGGCTGCCGTTTTTGGCACTGCCAATGGATCACTGATTCCCCAATCTGCGGCACTGTCTACAATGATGCGTTCCGGACCATATTGGCGTACAATTTCTACCATTCGCTCACTTCCCATTTTGGTATGTGGGTAAATCGTAAACGCTGCCCAATAACCTCTATCAAGAACATCCTTCACTGTTTCTTCATTGTTGTGGTCCACAATGACCATACCCGGATCGAGTCCATGCTCCTCACTTACAACCATACTTCTGATGGTTCCTTTTTTCTTATCCCTATGAGGAGTGTGGATCATCACTGGCAGATTTACCTCTTTTGCCAGTTCCAATTGAAGCCGATAAAACCTGTCTTCAGCTTCCGTTTGATCATCATATCCTATTTCACCAATGGCTACCACGCCTTCCTTGCTTACATATAGGGGAAGTAGCTCCATCACTTCCTCAGCCAAGGCCACATTATTGGCCTCCCGGGAATTCAGTCCCATTGTGCAATAGTGCACAATCCCAAATTGCTTGGCCCGAAAACGTTCCCAGCCAACAAGGCTACTGAAATAATCTTGAAAACTTCCTACTTTGGTTCTTGCCTGTCCTAGCCAAAATGCAGGCTCAATTACAGCCACTATTCCAGCTTTTTGCATGGCTTCATAGTCATCAGTAGTTCTGGAAGTAACATGTATATGTGGATCGATGTACATCATAACGCTTCAATTTTATATGCTAACCTATGTTAATTTAAATGCAATTCATAATGATAACAAATGAACGGAGAATTTCAAGTGAAAACGGCAAACTGATACAATGAATTAGTTTTCCTCTTCATATTTCTTGCCTATTCCTTCCCAACTTATTTCTCCCTTATCTATTTTATTTTTTATTTCCGGATATTTATCCAGAAGACTCTTGGCTGAAATATTTTCACTTTGAGAGCAGGTCAGGCCTACTGCATATTTCTCCAAATCTGTTCCATTGACCATTACCTTTTCCAAGAGGCCTAGGATTTCCTCATCTACAAATGGAGAGACAAAGCGCCACAGCTCTGGAATCACATTCCTATTGGCAGACCAGCGTTCGTGAACATAATCGACCAAGGTTTTAGCCAAACTGCTATTCAGCCGCTTTTCAATTCCAATGATCTGATAGAGGGGTCGCTGCATAAAGATGGCCTTTAGCACCATTTGATTCCAGGCTTGCTCCACCAGAAAATCTGCTGGATAGGGATTGTTTAATGCTATGGCATCAAATACCGAGGTCATATTACTGCGCAATCCCTCAGCAGCACGCTTGGTAAATTTCTCCTGAAAAGGATAGATGGGCAAGGCAGCATACAAAGCCTCCTGCTCATGAATATCTGCTGATTCAAAAAGTTTCTCTATATCCTTCAGCCATTTTTCACTATCCTCTGACAATGCTTCCAATACCAATAAGACCCTTGCCGTTTGCAGACAGGTCCATTTACCAGGAGAAAAACCATCCCTGATTTTTGCGGCTTCCTGAAGACCTTGATCTGATAAATTTAATGGATTTTTGGAAAAATGACGGGATGCTTGACTAAAGGATAAAAAAAGCTTCATTGAGCCCATATCTGCTTTAATCCTCTCCACCTGAAGCTCCAACCAATCCATGCTATCGGAAGCGGCTGTTGCCTTCAAGCTTCTCTTTAGAAATTCTATGGTGGATGAAATACTTTTCATACTTTTCAGCTTTTTTGTTCTCTACAAATATAACATTTATTCTATTCCAGTTTTTTGAACATGAGCACAATCATATACTAAAAATTAGTCTCTCGGGTGAAAAAAATAAAAAAAGCCAGACCATCTTATCAAATGGCCTGGCTTAAAATAAGCTTATTCAATTAATGCTTTACAAGTTACTTTAGCCAATCAACGCCAGTATCTTTCCAGCTTCTGGATTTGGCAGAGTCTAATACGGCCTCACATACCTTCTGGGTCTCATAAGCATCTCTAAAAGTAGGCCTACAAGGCTCATCACTTTCAAGACTCTTAAAGAAATCCGCTACTTGATGAATAAAGGAATGCTCATAACCTATACTTGTTCCAGGTATCCACCAACGATCCATATAAGGTTGATCTCCTTCGGTAACATGAATAGAACGCCAGCCTCTAACCTGAGGTTCGTCATTATGATCGAAGTATTCCAATCTATTCAAATCATGTAAATCCCATCTGATGGAAGCATGTTCTCCGTTTATCTCAAAAGTATAAAGCGCTTTGTGTCCTCTCGCATAACGAGTGGCTTCAAAAAGCCCTAATGAACCATTGTCAAAATGGCAATGAAATGCACAAGCATCATCAATTTCAACCTTTTGTTTTTCCCCACTTCCCTGGTGTACTCTTTCCTTGATAAATGTTTCAGTCATGGCAGAAACATCTTTAATCCCTCCATTTAGCCACATGGCAGTGTCAATACAGTGAGCCAAAAGGTCACCAGTCACTCCTGATCCGGCTGCAGCTGCATCTAGTCTCCAAAGTGCATCTCCTCCTTGAGGTAATTCCGGACTGATCGTCCAATCCTGAAGGAAATTGGCCCTGTAATGGAAGATCTTACCTAGCTTACCAGAATCAACAATTTGTTTTGCTAAGGTTACGGCTGGCACTCTTCTATAATTGTACCATACAGTATTTTTTACTCCTGCTTCTTCGATTACTTTTACCATTTCTTCCCCTTCTTCTATGGTTCTGGAAAGTGGTTTTTCACAAAGAATCATTTTTCCTGCTTTGGCAGCAGCGATGGCTATTTCCGAGTGCGTGTTATTTGGCGTACAGATGTCAATGGCATCTACATCATCTCTTTCAATGACTTTTCTCCAGTCTGTTTCATAAGAAGCATATCCCCATTGCTCAGCAAAATCTTTGATTTTGTCTTCCCTTCTGGAACAGGCTACTTGTAAAACTGGTCGGTACTCGTATTCAGGGAAGAAATCCCCCAGTCTTTTATAACCGTTGGTATGGATTCTGCCCATTAGGCCCGTACCTATCAATCCTATTCTTATTTGCTTTTTCTCTGACATGTTTTAGTATTTTGGTTGCTAATCAATTGTGCGTGTAAAAAGGCGATTTACACTACTCTTTCCAGCCATGTTTCTCTCTTACAGAAATCATTGCTGCTAGGATATTGTTCCAGGTATCTTCCTTCTTCATCACCTCATTTGGGAACATACATCCATCCCAGCACATGTGTTTGAAAGCTTTGGTCAATTCACCTTTTTCATCCCTCAACCAATAACCAGCATCTTCAGCAATATCCAATTTACCATTAGGGTCATTGGCCAGGCAATGTCTACCTGTTTTATCATGCGATCCAGAGCCAAAAACGGTAGCATCATTCTGAGCTACGTGAAAATCAATCGTCCAAGGTCTCAAAGCATCCGTCATTTCTTTTAGAGCTGCTTTCCAGACAGATTTGTCTTTCCAGTCATATCCCTCAGGGAGTAACCTGTGTTCAGGGTAATTGTATCCTAATGTATACAATAAGGTATGGGCCATATCAGCCTGAAAACCCAAGAATGGGCTATTTACAGACTCAAGCGTTTCAAGCATGGTTTTCCAGCTTTGCATACCACCCCAGCAAATTTCACCCTCTGCGGCAAGTCTTTCCCCATATCCTTCAGCAATCTTTGCTGCTTCTTTTAGGGTCTCAACTATTATTTTTTGGCTTCCTTTTGGATCTTTTGCCCATACTTCTGGGCTACTAGCGGTGTCTATTCTTACGATACCATTTGGCCTTACACCTATTTCTCTTAATTTTTTGGCAA
Protein-coding sequences here:
- a CDS encoding Gfo/Idh/MocA family protein — protein: MSEKKQIRIGLIGTGLMGRIHTNGYKRLGDFFPEYEYRPVLQVACSRREDKIKDFAEQWGYASYETDWRKVIERDDVDAIDICTPNNTHSEIAIAAAKAGKMILCEKPLSRTIEEGEEMVKVIEEAGVKNTVWYNYRRVPAVTLAKQIVDSGKLGKIFHYRANFLQDWTISPELPQGGDALWRLDAAAAGSGVTGDLLAHCIDTAMWLNGGIKDVSAMTETFIKERVHQGSGEKQKVEIDDACAFHCHFDNGSLGLFEATRYARGHKALYTFEINGEHASIRWDLHDLNRLEYFDHNDEPQVRGWRSIHVTEGDQPYMDRWWIPGTSIGYEHSFIHQVADFFKSLESDEPCRPTFRDAYETQKVCEAVLDSAKSRSWKDTGVDWLK
- a CDS encoding EboA domain-containing protein, producing MKSISSTIEFLKRSLKATAASDSMDWLELQVERIKADMGSMKLFLSFSQASRHFSKNPLNLSDQGLQEAAKIRDGFSPGKWTCLQTARVLLVLEALSEDSEKWLKDIEKLFESADIHEQEALYAALPIYPFQEKFTKRAAEGLRSNMTSVFDAIALNNPYPADFLVEQAWNQMVLKAIFMQRPLYQIIGIEKRLNSSLAKTLVDYVHERWSANRNVIPELWRFVSPFVDEEILGLLEKVMVNGTDLEKYAVGLTCSQSENISAKSLLDKYPEIKNKIDKGEISWEGIGKKYEEEN
- a CDS encoding sugar phosphate isomerase/epimerase family protein, translated to MSQNNFPKLHNATWPGIVGKGPDSEPIISFDEMLQNTANAEVNGVKFDGVDIGLFDPHVDLDMDDDGIKKLADKVSSLGLEIGSVVAPIWGGPILGTKEDRVVYLDMLEKSCKLAKKLREIGVRPNGIVRIDTASSPEVWAKDPKGSQKIIVETLKEAAKIAEGYGERLAAEGEICWGGMQSWKTMLETLESVNSPFLGFQADMAHTLLYTLGYNYPEHRLLPEGYDWKDKSVWKAALKEMTDALRPWTIDFHVAQNDATVFGSGSHDKTGRHCLANDPNGKLDIAEDAGYWLRDEKGELTKAFKHMCWDGCMFPNEVMKKEDTWNNILAAMISVREKHGWKE
- a CDS encoding TatD family hydrolase, yielding MMYIDPHIHVTSRTTDDYEAMQKAGIVAVIEPAFWLGQARTKVGSFQDYFSSLVGWERFRAKQFGIVHYCTMGLNSREANNVALAEEVMELLPLYVSKEGVVAIGEIGYDDQTEAEDRFYRLQLELAKEVNLPVMIHTPHRDKKKGTIRSMVVSEEHGLDPGMVIVDHNNEETVKDVLDRGYWAAFTIYPHTKMGSERMVEIVRQYGPERIIVDSAADWGISDPLAVPKTAALMREKGIPEEHIKMTCYGNALKAYGQSGQMDEKDWLEKEPIDQTKKMGGNTVLRGGQNPRVESDSSNIIEN